From one Coffea eugenioides isolate CCC68of chromosome 11, Ceug_1.0, whole genome shotgun sequence genomic stretch:
- the LOC113753226 gene encoding protein PLASTID REDOX INSENSITIVE 2, chloroplastic-like — protein MASATSLYPSTSLLPFSSSDSSSSYYVPRPLSISANWIPISCLHDYSNTTYFKHLIRNPLFSNSRNPRVTCWAAEYKFPDPIPEFAEAETEKFRAHLLNKLSKKDIFGDSVQEVVGICTEILSTFLHTEYGGPGTLLVIPFMDMADTLNERGLPGGPQAARAAVKWAQNHVDKDWKEWTSKNSR, from the exons ATGGCTTCAGCTACGTCTTTATATCCTTCCACTTCACTActaccattttcttcttctgatTCCTCTTCTTCATACTATGTCCCTAGGCCCTTATCAATATCAGCTAATTGGATTCCAATTTCCTGCTTACACGACTATAGTAATACCACTTACTTCAAACACTTAATCAGGAACCCGTTATTCAGCAATTCAAGAAACCCAAGGGTTACTTGCTGGGCTGCTGAGTACAAGTTCCCTGACCCCATTCCTGAGTTTGCTGAAGCT GAAACAGAGAAGTTCAGGGCCCATCTTCTCAATAAACTCTCAAAGAAAGATATTTTTGGAGATTCAGTCCAAGAAGTTGTTGGAATTTGCACCGAG ATTCTCAGTACATTCTTGCACACCGAATATGGAGGTCCTGGAACTCTATTGGTCATTCCTTTTATGGACATGGCTGATACTCTAAATGAGAGAGGTTTACCGGGAGGTCCACAAGCTGCACGAGCAGCAGTGAAATGGGCTCAGAATCATGTTGACAAGGATTGGAAAGAGTGGACTAGCAAGAATAGCAGGTGA